The region ATCCATCTCCGGAAACCGCTTCAACAGTGCAGCTGGAGGGTTGGCGCTATTCCCTGACGCTGTTGCTGGCGATCGCCCTGCAATTGGTGAGCCTTGTCGTGATCAATGGTCTGATCCTGCTGGCCATCGATGACGCGATGAACCTGGCTAGTGGCTGGCAGGTGTCCATTCACCAGCCCCAGCTGCCAGTCCTGACGCTGATCAGTCTGGTGGCCATGCTGCAGCCCCGTCTCAGGCGTTGGCTTCCCTGGTTTGTCTCAATGGGAGTGGTGCTGATTGCGGCCAGAGCCTGGGGAGTCTGGGCCCTTGCCTGGTCAATCCCCCTGGCTGGATTGCAGGAGCCGTTCCTGAAGGCGGATGTCAGCTTTGCGTTGGGTCGCTTCGCAGCGCTTCAGCTGTTGATCGCACTACTGAGTTCCGGTGCTCTGTTTTGTCTGGGCCATGGCCTGCAGACCCTGTTGACCCGTCCGCCAGCTCTGAGTGATTGGAGTTGCTCGGTTCCCGGCCCCAGAAACCGCCGGTTGCTGCTGTTGATGGCAGCACTTGTTCTGGTGCTTCTGGCAGGCCAGTGCTGGTTGTCCAGACATGCTCTGCTCTGGCATCAGCACGGCATCGTGGCCGGGGCCGGTTGGCTTCAACAGGCGGTGACGGAACCGTTTCGGATGCTGCTCACCGTTGAACTTCTGCTGCTGGCACTGGCCGTGATGTTGCCTTCATCACTGCTCCTGCGCCAAAGGTTGCTGGTTGTTCTTGCTGTGACCCTTGCCCTGGAATTCAGCCTCACCCCCCTCAGCCGTTGGCTGATTCTTCGCCCGCAGGAGTTATCCCTTCAGACGCCTTATCTCGAGGAAGCGATTCGATCCACACGCCATGCCTTTCAACTCGATCGGATCACGCGGGGCTCGTACAAACCCGAACCCTCACTCACAAAGGCTGACCTTGTGCAAGGTGCCAGCACCCTGAGCAATCTCAGACTGTGGGACAGCGCTCCGCTGCTGGAAACCAACCGTCAGCTGCAGCAGCTGCGGGTGTACTACCGCTTCCCTCAGGCATCGGTCGATCGTTATCCGCTCTCACCCCAAGGGGATACCCCGCAACAGGTGATCCTTTCAGCACGGGAGCTGGATCAATCGGCTCTTCCGCGTCGTTCCCAGACCTGGCTGAACCGCCACTTTGTGTTCACTCACGGCTATGGCTTCACGGTGAGCCCGGTGAACACCCGCGGTGACGATGGTTTGCCGGAGTATTTCATCAGTGACCTGGGAACGGACACCAGGATTCAGGGCAATCGTGAGCTTGGGATTGAGCGCGAGGATGTGGAACGGGCCATTCCAGTGGAGGACGCGGCTCTCTACTTCGGCATGCTGCGATCGCCTTACGCCGTGGCACCCACCCGGGTCGATGAATTCGACTATCCCGAAGGGGACTTGAACGTTTACACCCATTACCGCGGCAGCGCTGGAGTTCCCATCGGTCATTGGCTTCAACGGGTGGCAGCGGCCACGTATCTCGGGGAACCACGGCTGCTGACAGCAGGATCCATCGACCATTCCTCCAAGCTTCTGATTCGCCGTGAAGTTAGGGAGCGCGTCCATGCCATTGCACCGTTTCTCGATCTTCGGGGCGATCCGTACCTGATTTCGATCCCTCAAGCCGGCCAGCCAACGTCTGCTTCCAATCAGCATCAGTATTGGGTAGTGGAGGGTTTTACCCACTCCTCCACCTATCCCTACAGCTCGTCAGTGTCAAACAGCGATTCCGATCGCTACTTGCGTAACTCTGTGAAGGCTGTGGTGGATGCTTACAACGGCAGCGTGCAGTTGTTTATTAGTGAGCCGGATG is a window of Synechococcus sp. A15-24 DNA encoding:
- a CDS encoding UPF0182 family protein — encoded protein: MRILLLLLLLVLLAARMQVEWSWFQQFQLEGVLLERWLLQLASAVAALLPIGLAIRWSRSLDPSPETASTVQLEGWRYSLTLLLAIALQLVSLVVINGLILLAIDDAMNLASGWQVSIHQPQLPVLTLISLVAMLQPRLRRWLPWFVSMGVVLIAARAWGVWALAWSIPLAGLQEPFLKADVSFALGRFAALQLLIALLSSGALFCLGHGLQTLLTRPPALSDWSCSVPGPRNRRLLLLMAALVLVLLAGQCWLSRHALLWHQHGIVAGAGWLQQAVTEPFRMLLTVELLLLALAVMLPSSLLLRQRLLVVLAVTLALEFSLTPLSRWLILRPQELSLQTPYLEEAIRSTRHAFQLDRITRGSYKPEPSLTKADLVQGASTLSNLRLWDSAPLLETNRQLQQLRVYYRFPQASVDRYPLSPQGDTPQQVILSARELDQSALPRRSQTWLNRHFVFTHGYGFTVSPVNTRGDDGLPEYFISDLGTDTRIQGNRELGIEREDVERAIPVEDAALYFGMLRSPYAVAPTRVDEFDYPEGDLNVYTHYRGSAGVPIGHWLQRVAAATYLGEPRLLTAGSIDHSSKLLIRREVRERVHAIAPFLDLRGDPYLISIPQAGQPTSASNQHQYWVVEGFTHSSTYPYSSSVSNSDSDRYLRNSVKAVVDAYNGSVQLFISEPDDPLIRGWAQVFPQLFQPLDAIPSSTRDHLRVPEELFDVQVKQLQRYHVEDPRVFYSGDDVWQVPLEVYDGEQISVRPYHITAQVQDRSNSEFLLLQPLTPLARPNLTAWLAARNDGKHYGDLVQIDFPKDSPILGPEQVQALINQDPEISKVFGLWDRGGSQVVQGNLLVVPVGKCLLYVEPVYLRASKGGLPSLTRIVVSDGRTIAMADTLPGAIDRLMQKTLPPVATGS